The genomic segment gtgtggtctgggctgcttagggatcgtcataaacaaagctgcttgagttctgtatggctgggaagtaaggctgggctccccctgctgttcataagtatgattgtttccctgctcagcagttagggaccatctgacaatttctatccatagcagtaaatgaagggagaatttcactgcatacagtcaggtttcttataaaaactgaacactttttataattaaagtatattggagataggtttctttttcattaaagaaaataaaaatgggatttaatttttttgccctttaactGAAAGTATCTAAACAGCATATTTGCTGGAAGTTGGAATTTGTTTTGAAGCATATTAAACAGTTTACAGTCCACATTGGTTGTAATATCTCCTAGTGTTTTGACTCCTGCGGCTGCCCATCTAGCAATACCTGGAACCGAATAAAAGGGAGGATGGAACTTATTTCCCCAAATAGGGATCCATCTGGACCAGACTCGTTGTTTGTCCTGGGAGATTTTAAATGCCGTCTGAAAAGTTTCCACTAATGTTCTAATGGGGGGTGTCGTTCTGTATAGTGGGGAAATACCCCTATAGAGCAGCTTAGTCAGGGCATCTAGAGAACCTACAATAGTGGCTTTGAGTACAAGTGCGCGGTTGTCTAGTTATGGAGCTAGCCACCAGTGTGCAAAGATCAGCTGGCTGGccaaaaaatatttctcaaaGTTAGGCAGGGCCAGTCCATCAACCGTTAGTGGGGCTTGAAGTGTTTGTAGGGCCAGTCTAGGTTGTTCACCTGACCATATTAAACATCTTATGATTGTGTCAATAGTCTTGAACCAGGTTCGGGGGAGTGTCCTGGGTGCATTATGGAACATGTACAGGAATTTGGgtaaaaagcaaattttttccCAGGGACTGATAAGGGGAGATTTTGCCAGACCAAGAGTCTCTCTTGTAGTTGTGTAAGAACCGGGGAGATATTTAATCGTTCATACATATCCAGATTCTTATGGATCCGAATCCCTAGGTATTTGAATTGGGATACCACACATAATTGTGCAATGGCGCGTGGACTGTTTATATAGGAAATCATCTATAGGAAAGATTATCTATAGGAAAGATTATGGATTTATCATAATTGACCTTAGGCCCGGAGAAATTGCCAAAGTTTGTTAGCAATTGTATCAGGGCTTGTAATGTGTCCCCGGAATCTACCACATATAAAAGCATATCATCCGCCTTAACTGTACCACTGGCGAAAGTGCACCGGCCACAAAGACTCTTGCTTGAGGTCATGCAGGTCATAGTGCCTTGACCCAGCCTATAAATCTGGGCCCAAAGCCAAAGTGAGTAAAGACTTTCTCTGTatctaaagtagggatgcaccaaatgcactattttggattcggcagaaccccccaatccttcacgaaggattcagcagaataccgaaccaaatactaatttgcatatgcaaattaggggtgggaaggggaaaacattttttacttccttgttttgtgacaaaaagtcacgtgatttccctctccgcctcggttcggccagacagaaggattcggccgaatcccgaactgaatcctggattcggtgcatccctaatctaaagCCACCACTATTCTGGTACCTGAGTTTTGATGTTGAACACAGAGGTTGTTAAACAGACACCTGATGTTTATATCAGTTGCCCTGACTGGCATAAACCCAGTCTGGTCTGGGTGTATCAGATCCCTTATCACTCCCCACAATCTCAGTGCCAGTATTTTGGCAAAAATCTTGACATCACAATGAAGCAATGATATGGGTCTATATGATTCACTTTTACCTTCCTTTGGAATAAGGGTGATGTGCGCCTCAGGGAGGTGCGAGTCTGGTGTCACATTGTTATATATTGAACATAACTTGGGTGCAAGCAGTTCAGAAAACGGTTTATACCATTCAGGCGGGAACCCATCAGGGCCAGGGGCTTTTCCTCCAGGTAAAGTTTTTATGGCCTCCTTAACCTCCTCCAATGAGATATCCCTATCGAGTTCTGTAGCCCCTGTTCCCGTGAAAACGGGGGTATCTATACAGTCTAGGAAGGCTCGCATATCGTCAGGTATCTGAGTTGTTTGAAAATCATAGGGGGTTTGCTAGTATATCGCAAATCGGTTGATGGCGTCATTGTTTAGAGTGTTTTCCAGTTgtttgtaagaaattgggtgagatcaATGCAGCCTATTGCaatattttaggcaattttcagaaatgtaaaaactgttgcctttatcgccaaatttaggaaaggtttgcagcttgatgctttggagtagaaagacatgcatacccaatttgggggaatgtgtactttccgaaaatatatggtgttctgggATGAACGTacctttttctacctttgcccaccaaaaaactaaatgtgttgattttgcactacttgaaatgacagaccatatgggggggggtcttcattttggggcacaGATACGCCACGTGCTtaagtacacctatacatattgggcataaaactgttcagaggactccaggctttcatatttggggtgatttgtcatgatacataaaagtatgtgtggaaatacgatgctgcagggtggaagttttgaggtgattttttgaaatgtcaccaaaacgTCAAAtctaggaaaggtttgtggcttggtgctttgaaatagaaagacatgaatacccaatttggattcagggaatgtgtactttccgaaaatatatggtttttggggtgaacacttttttctacctttgccccccccaaaactatgtaaatgtgttgattttgcagtacctgaaatgacagaccatatgggggtcttcattttggggcccctatatgccacatgctttggtaaacctatacatactgggcatcaaactattcagtggactcctgacaatcatatttagggtgttttacattggtacataatgatgtgtgggagatatgatgctgtaaattggaagctttgaggacatttttcaaaaaattcaccaatttctaaaaaaaattataactttaggaaagaattgcaacttggtagtttggtgtatagatatatttacccatttttgatttgccagaatctgctctttctaataatgcatcgttttttagggtaaacctacggttagcggagtgtttggccttgaaattaGAATTAGGCAGTTTTGTGGAGCGATGCTTTGCAAAATTGATCtatagaagtgagaaatctccataaaactatatatatttggtattgccgcgtacGGGAGACATATACCTtcccaaatctgctgtgttctcatacataaaataaattatgtttttgatatATGTAATTGTAATATGTgaagcatgatttttttttaattttattagacacttagaagcctatatctttttgtAGAAGTGGACTTACACCAAaatgaaagctcaggttgtcctgacaaaaacaatatattgtttcccCCCCCCAGGAAAGATGAAAGGCCCTTAAAGGGAAAGagtataaaatgtctaaaaactgtttGGCAGTTGATGTTTGCATTTAGGACAActtggctggcagggaaagggttaaagggctggttcacctttaagttaacttttagtacgttagactggctaattctaagcaacttttcaattggtcttcattatttattttttttatcgtttttttaatggtttgcctTTTTCtgtggactctttccagctttcaaatgggggtcagtgaccccatctgaaaaacaaaggctctgtaaggctacaaattttatTCAGGTCctatcatattccagtcacttattcaaatagtgcatgggtgctagggtaattttgcaATTTAGCGACAatattgcaaagctgctgaataaaaagctaaataactcaaaaaccacaataataaaaaccaactgtaaatggtctcagaatatcactctctatatcaaactaaaagtttactcaaagatgaacaacccctttaagcagagcaCAAGTGTAGAGATAACTGGTATCAATACCAGGCCCCTTTCATCAGGGTGCCCAGCCTTTCCATAGTTTATTCCCTAAATATGGCCAGCCCACAAGCCATGTAATACATAAACATGCAGTTTGGATTACCCATAGAGTATTGTATTGCCAGTCACAGACGgatgtaatttttttgtattccaGTACTGCATCCTGTATTGTTTAGTCCATAAATATTGTGCACAATTTGGATTTTGGTGTCTTGACATGGTACATAGttttatatttctatacatattgggtatcaagcTGCTCAAAAGCCACTAGCATTTATATTTCTGATGTTGTATGTTTGAAACGGACACATGGGAAATAATATTCTGCAAGGTGCAACAATTGGGTCAATATTCAGAGGATTCACAAAAACCCATTCACTTTGAAGGCTGGAGTAGAAAGACTTTGTGACTGAGTCCATtccaaaataaaggaaataaaggTAGATATGGTCAGAAAAGAACACTCCCACCACAGGTAAGTAAATCCAATCTTCTGTAATACTTACCCTGATACAGAGCTTGGATTGTCTGTGCTTCCTGGTCCTGGGCTGCTCTCATTCTCATGGTCAGACAGGGAGCGGCCCTTGGGTAAGTGAATTCAGTCTCACCCCAGTACTTAACCAGATATAGAGCACTGCTTCGCTGTACTTCATGCTCCTGGGTTGCTCTTTTTACCATTGTCAGGTAGAAATGCTTCCCTGTGAATTAGATATCCACCCCAGTActtaggtccggactgagaattaaaataggccctggcatttcaggtacacaaaggcccaatcagcccacacggaggcccaaacagcccccaccagcccactaaatactgactttctatggccccttatagcatttgccagaacccacagattgccagtccgggcctgagtacTTATGTACTTACAGGCAGTGATGGTGGAGGTAGAAGATAAAAGGCAGATCAGACATTACATGAGCCCCCAGAGGcagtgtttatttatacagacaATATCCCTGCCTTACAAAGGCAATAACACGAACTGAGTCCTTATTCAAGGAAAAGAAACAATGCATTAAAATCCCTGGTCGTGGGAAGGTTCCCGTGTGCCTATGGGAGGAATGTGCAGGATCCCAAGGTTAAGGTGTACGGGCAGATGAGCAGAAGGGTTACTAAGTGTCCCAGTCGGGGTTTCTGGCCTGTCCTGTCACACGTTATAATCAGGAGACTTGCTCTGTGGCTGCCGCAGTCTGATCTGTAACGTAATAAAAGCCCCAACTGTAACGTGGAAGAAGAGCTGCCAGAGGGTGCGCAATTCGTGTAGGTACATGTTGCAGAGACAGATCAGGCCAAATGCCAGGAAGGATTTGACGTTTCTCCAGCTTGTACTATAGGCAAACAGATAGCACTGCGGGGAGAAAGaggcaaaattacacaaacaCCATAACAATATGGCTCAGGTCATTCAGACACAACCCAGTGAGTAAACCCCAATAAAACTGAACACAAGAGAAAGGAGCAGTTCCAATGCAATTCCTCATGTATCAGCACCTGACTCAGCATAAGCTCCTGACACACTGGGCCCATTCTTATAATTTCTGATCCAATCAGCCACTGGCACCATATAAACAAGTGATGCCACAGCTGCAATGGCCTCACCAATAAAAGCAGCAATTTAATTTGcccacagcagctccccatctttctTCTTGTCAGGGCCTacacatgctcagtctgctcttGGCTAATGTCAGTTGCCTGGGCTTAGGGGCCTACTGTACTGAGAAGAAAAGTTTCATTGGTAAAGAATATCTAATCTCATAATTAAGGGCCAATGAATGATTCaatatttaaatcaatgggacAACATTGGTAACTGGAGCTATAAACTGCTCTATGCTCGGGTGGtgctgcactggtttctaagcAGCCAAGCATTGCACATCTTACATGGTcactaaaaactaatttttatgaTGCAATCTCAgtatttgttttggtttttgttCTTTGATGAGAAAGTTCACACACAAACAAGCACACACGATTTCGTCATTTGCCACATAAGCAAACATTAGCTAAGCGAAGCAAGCAACAATAGGTTCCACTGTATTCTATGGAGCAAGCCACAAATGACAGTACAGCGTCAACCAAAGAACAAAACAGCATCTACGAGCTACAAATGGCTCAATTATTAAGCTTCCACTCAGGGGCCAACACAAACAGTATTCCAACCAATCAGCATGCGGGCCAGACAGGCATATACCGTACAATTGGCCActtatttttcattcattcaggacAATCGCTTAAAATACTCGAACAGCAGAAAGCGAAAAGAGTAGCAGCTGCTTTCACTTTCTCTGGGAGAGGACCCTATGGTAAGAATTTAAACACCTCTGCCAATAAATGTTGCAATTATGAAAATCTAGGCCTCCCCAGCATTACATGCCATAAGGTACACACACaaaaatttaaagaagaaggaaaggctttgtgcacttggggatgccaaatgttagcaACCCCCAAgtcattgtattgacttaccttaaACCCCGGCCCGGCccccctatcagcagaaaactgcaccggcctggggttataccagtgagcaccatggagcgatcctctccCGTCTTTCTCCTTCCTTCAAGCGGCTggacatgcacagtagaacgaaaagccgaactttaacttaaaaagtcggctatttcgttcaactgcgcatgcgtttgccccgggagatttgaagaaagaagaagccggaagaggatcaacccgtggtgctcactggtataacaccgggccggtgcagttttctgctgataggagcactggctcgggtttcaggtaagtcaatacaatcacttgggggtgcctaacatttgccacccctaagtgcaccaagcctttccttctcctttaacaaagaatGTTCTGTGTGCATAATAAGCTACACACAAATACAGAGCTCAATTAGGGATAAGTAACCAAGCGATTAATGCTTcttgtaaaaattgtatttagaTACTTTAATCCAATTTTGCTGTTTAATAGTTATTCCAATTATTTACTATTGATCTAAGTGAAGCTTAGTGAGCCCAGCATTTGCAGCACTCAAACAGGGTTTTGGGAAGGCCCATTTTATCTTTTgtattggttgtatttttgtatgtaatctgtatgttcaatgtattcatccatttattgtacagcactgcagaatgtgTTGCATATTAATAATGATGACCAGATTAGCAAGGCTATACTGAACTGGGCCTTGTGTAATATGAATTTTGGAGTCAGAATTAAGGAGCTGAAAGAGCTACTTGTACTTACCTGGTAAATACAGGCTGCAGTTCCCAGGAAAAAAGCAATAACGCAGCTGAAATCATTGTCGTTCTGCAAGATATTGTTAAAGAAAgtacattttctggtgacttttaaTCCAAGGATATATGATATGTTAGTTCCTGCTCTGTCCAGAAGTCCCTTTACAAATTAACACTTATAATGCTGTAGACAGTAATACACTAAGGCAAAGGgcaatttaaaggagtttaaatgTTCATCTGGCTGATAGGGTCtcatataccctagcaaccaggtaggcAAACAGATTAATGGATAAAAAGGACAGGGtgtgaaaagaaagaaataattatataacAGATGTTCAGCCTCAGAACCAATATCGTATTTGGTTTCTGGACATCACTGAGCTTAGAAACCCAATAGAATTAGAGAGAAGCATAATAAAATGGAAGGTAAAGTATACTTAAAGTGAACTGCCCCTTTGTTGCTGTGACCCTTGAAAACCCTGAGAGATTTCCCCCATTTGGGATTACTGAAATCATACCAACAGCCAGTCACATCTGATAGCACTGATACACAAGAATTTGTATCCACTGGGGCTGATAATGAATATGGGAGCTAAACAGCACCAGAGCAGCAACCATTCAGAtcttcactttcatttttgaAATTGTCACAATTGTTTGCTGTTGGTATTTGCTCTGGTATAGTTTAGCAATCATGTCAGCATCAGGAAGTTGGATGCAAGTTTTTGAAATTCCCTCTTGGACTGTAAATATTCTATTTTACATCTAATGTCAATTTAAACCCAAATTCTACTGTACTGAACCACCAGCAGGATGCAGCAGAACCGCTGTTGGATTAGAAATCATACTGAGAGGTTATACCTGTCCTTAATTCATCCGTTAGGTCCCAAGGGAGATCTGTGTAACATCAAATCTAAATCCAGAATTTCCTAAAATGCCAATAGCTGCTGTAATACATTTAGCCTGGCCATTAGGGGGCACTGTGGCACTTTAATAGAAAAGCACCTTCTCCAATCAATGCCTGAAATTGGCAGTTTAGGTGGCTCTAAAAAGGTTTagcaataaactttatttactcaTAAAATGCCATTAAAACAGCATGCTCACACGGCACAAGAGGTTGCACTGAAGCAAACAACTTAGAATATCGGGAATTCAATTAAGCACActtaatcttttgtttttttatttaaaggaaaattctgGTTTTAATTGAGTTGTAGATAGCAGCAGTGTAACAAAATAGCTTTGTCTTGTCCCTCTAGTCTACAACGTTCCACGTGCAATATGATAACAGACACGCACCAGGTTACTCCAATCCCCCTATTCCTGACAAATTCAGGGCAGCAAAACAATAGCATCAGCCCCAGGGTGCCACTGCGATGTCGGATGCACTTTATGGCGAAAACATACACGGCTTAACAAATACATGATGATAATAATTACTCAGTGTGACTGCCATTTACAAATCAATAGCAGAGAGTTACATAGACTGCCTGGGGATTTATACTCTTCATATCATAGCTGAGAGccccagacagacagacacttgTATCTGCCTCATGCACAAAGGAAATGTCAGTACATTTAATGGAATAGCATTTAGCTGATGTGACATATCACAGACAGAAGGGATAGAGCACCTACCTGCAGCAGACTTTCTATAGCGTGAAATCCCCGGATTAGGTTCAGTCCAGCACACAGCAGGGTGAGTAGCAAAGAGATGATGCCAGTCAGCGTCAGAGGCTCCAGTCTCTGCTGAGAAGctgagtttgggggggggggtgcagagcAAAGGAAATTTAGTGCACAAAACCACTATTGCTAAAATGTAGCACCTATAAATTATTACCTGTAATTGTTGTGTGATGCACTGCTGATGCCCAGAACTATAATAAAGATATTTAATGCAATTTCTTTTCTGTGTAATTATATCATGAATATTCCGTGCTGAGTGGCAGGGAGGGTGTGCTAAAATATTAACTCTCTacttacagtaggggttacattattccATCGCCTTCCAGTAAGTGAGTTTACTAGTGACTAAAAGACAAAGACACAAAGGAACCAATAACAGCTCAGGCCACAAAAGGTTCAGTTACCCATGGGAAATTGCTTTGTGTTTTATCAGGGAAGTGGAGAGACTGGAATAATACAGTTAATGAGCCATAAGGACAGTAATGGGAGGGATGGGGCACAGGGGATGACAGGAGAGAGAAGTTGGGGAGGCTGGGGGATAATAAGAGTACTGGAGGGAGGCGTGCAGGGATTGGTGAACAGATATTTTTGTTAAACAAATTCCCACCCATATAAAGCATGAAATATGAAgttagtcttccatccctctgcTTTGTAACACTGTAAGCCCCTTTTACATTATGCCaagagccagggccggaactaggggtaggcagaagaggcacctgcctcgGACACAACAAtgagggggcgctgggcaggtacctgttgaaagctcctctgcctacccctagtctgggtttGTGTACTCAATGGTTATCAGGTTCGCTACTCTCACATCTTTTCTGCACGTCTTTTCTGCACGTCCCCCTCCGTGTGTGATGTCACTGCTTGCATGAGTGCACAGAGGGGAGCTCAGTGGGCGCCCGGATGGCTTATCCCACCAGGAGCATACATTGTGCATAACCACAAATACTTACCTATACCCTTATATTCCAGGTGCTTTCGGTGGTTAAGGCCATTTGCCAGGCCCGCCTCCTGCAATGACACCTGGTAAGGGGGTCTAAGTCGGATCTCCGTCTGCATGTCAGCGAGGTTCATCTTTGTAGAAAGGGACCGAGGATTATTAAATCTCTGCTTGGTTTTCTGAATGAAATTATCTGATGGAGAACAAAAAAAATGGGTTTCAGGAATCGTCGCCATGAAATGAAACAATTCCCTGTGTAGCAAGCAAAAACCAAATGATCTCTGCAGAGACCTGACAGCAACGAGCGATCCAGGGCCGATTTATCGCACAACAATCTTTCCGCTGCACAAAAACTAATTTACCGTCGGCTCAGCTTGGGTACTTATCTGCGGGCAACCTTGATAATTTGTAGCTGCGTGTTATCCCCTGGTTTATTTATTGCCCTTACTCTGCAGTCTGTTACCTTTAAAAAGAGCAGTAATGCACTGGGCCGACACCACTATCCATCTGAGAGAGGAGACAGGGCATAaattacattaacattttatcTTTAGTGCGAAGCTGCTGCTAACATGGATTTAAAGTGCCCACCTGCTTTATTAGGGTTGTAAGAGAACCCTGTGCAGCTGGAGCAGGCAATCTGTTACCTTCCTAAATCCTGCTGATATACTCTCTTCCTCTCTGTTTTGGAATGGCAGTGGGATTTCATTTATATCTGCTTGTGTTAAGCtgatatatttgtattgtattgtattaagcGGATTCATTTGTATCTATAATACAGCAGTAAGAGTATCAAAGCCAGTACCAACAAGTAAACACTATATAGTCATCTCTGCTTTGTAAACATACACATAACTGTCAGGGTAACAAAAAGAGAAATAGACCCACAGGAGCCATTGTTGAACTGATGGCAGTAACGGAATGTTTTGGCACTTACCAAACTCAATGAAAGAGTAAGGCCTGATGGCAGTGTTGATCTGGGACATCACATAGGTGGTTATAAATTCCTTCTGTAACTCGTCCAGGAAGCAAAAGGCCAAGACAATGGGGTAATTCTCTGAGCAGAGCATCATGTACCCGACCCCAAGAGAGCTGATGGAACTGCAAGAGAATAAACACATGAATGCAGATTGTACTGTGtggcatcatttattttatggggCCCCATTAAAAGCCCTATGCCCTGGTTAAGTGAATAGAAGACCCTC from the Xenopus laevis strain J_2021 chromosome 9_10L, Xenopus_laevis_v10.1, whole genome shotgun sequence genome contains:
- the sec22a.L gene encoding SEC22 homolog A, vesicle trafficking protein L homeolog isoform X1, which produces MSVILFASVVRVRDGLPLSASTDHEQNMSVQETKKYLKVVSKKLEQLPDRCTLKRGPHNVHSISSLGVGYMMLCSENYPIVLAFCFLDELQKEFITTYVMSQINTAIRPYSFIEFDNFIQKTKQRFNNPRSLSTKMNLADMQTEIRLRPPYQVSLQEAGLANGLNHRKHLEYKGIASQQRLEPLTLTGIISLLLTLLCAGLNLIRGFHAIESLLQNDNDFSCVIAFFLGTAACIYQCYLFAYSTSWRNVKSFLAFGLICLCNMYLHELRTLWQLFFHVTVGAFITLQIRLRQPQSKSPDYNV